The Oryza glaberrima chromosome 9, OglaRS2, whole genome shotgun sequence genome includes a window with the following:
- the LOC127784025 gene encoding putative wall-associated receptor kinase-like 16 produces the protein MTKPLPSTILLICVSAIGMVAADVPVAGRPGCQMRCGDVDIPFPFGIGDDCAIHHGFNIICKPVNGTKRPFKGPFEVTKISVRDAKAWMKMRISWQCYDSASSKMKEWVDFQNFTYTPFRFSYEDNKIFIIGCNTMAYMRGVSYVIGCLSTCSDQPKNGSCSGAGCCSVDVPPDLGYLEAYFNKDYNTSEISYSSCGYVVVMEKAVFSYSTTYIPSTNFWDDYNGTVPAVMDWIITWETCEEAKTNMSSYACVSNNSECLNSTNGRGYRCKCSKGFDGNPYVKDGLLGCRDINECLDNTTYPCAGICENTIGSYKCSCPQGQNELARGVCVPDQKIQKSQAWVMPVVGASVGFVILVIMATCSYLIRERRKLQHIKQKYFKLHGGLLLFQEMNSNERKSFTIFSEAELQHATNKFDKNQILGHGGHGTVYKGLLKDNTEIAVKKCMTMDEQHKKEFGKEMLILSQINHINIVKLLGCCLEVQVPMLVYEFIPNGTLSNLIHGNHGQHISLVTRLRIAHESAEALAYLHSYASPPIIHGDVKSSNILLDVNFMAKVSDFGASILAPLDKSQLVTLVQGTWGYLDPEYMQTCELTDKSDVYSFGVVLLELLTRKNVFNLDAPENEKSLSMRFLSAMKENKLENILDDQISNEENMEFLEEVVDLAKQCLAMCGEDRPSMKKVAEKLDRLVKVMQHPWTQQNPEELESLLGESSYIISSGASSTGNFSIEKKVVKDLASGR, from the exons ATGACTAAGCCTCTTCCCTCCACCATTCTTCTGATCTGCGTTTCAGCCATCGGGATGGTAGCCGCCGACGTCCCCGTGGCTGGACGCCCAGGCTGCCAGATGAGGTGCGGGGACGTCGACATCCCGTTCCCCTTCGGCATCGGCGATGACTGCGCAATCCACCATGGCTTCAACATCATCTGCAAGCCTGTCAACGGCACCAAGAGGCCTTTCAAGGGGCCGTTTGAGGTGACGAAAATCTCTGTGCGCGATGCCAAAGCCTGGATGAAGATGCGGATCTCTTGGCAGTGCTATGACTCGGCCTCGAGCAAAATGAAGGAATGGGTGGATTTCCAAAACTTCACCTACACGCCCTTCAGGTTCTCATACGAGGATAACAAGATTTTCATCATCGGTTGCAATACAATGGCCTACATGAGAGGTGTTTCC TATGTCATAGGTTGCTTGTCCACATGCTCCGATCAACCAAAAAATGGTTCTTGCTCTGGCGCTGGCTGTTGTTCGGTGGATGTCCCGCCAGACCTGGGTTATCTTGAGGCTTACTTCAATAAAGACTATAACACCTCAGAAATCAGCTACAGCAGTTGTGGCTACGTGGTAGTGATGGAAAAGGCTGTGTTCAGCTATAGCACCACTTACATTCCCTCAACAAACTTCTGGGATGACTACAACGGGACTGTTCCGGCCGTGATGGACTGGATAATTACATGGGAGACATGCGAGGAAGCGAAAACGAACATGAGTTCATATGCTTGTGTTAGCAACAATAGCGAATGCCTCAATTCAACGAATGGGAGAGGTTATCGCTGCAAGTGCTCCAAGGGGTTCGATGGCAATCCTTACGTCAAGGACGGTCTTCTTGGATGCAGAg ATATCAATGAATGTCTTGATAACACTACTTATCCATGCGCTGGAATTTGTGAAAATACAATCGGGAGTTACAAATGTTCTTGCCCTCAAGGACAAAATGAGCTGGCTCGGGGTGTCTGTGTTCCAGATCAGAAGATTCAGAAGTCCCAAGCTTGGGTGATGCCTGTTGTAG GGGCAAGTGTTGGATTTGTAATACTTGTGATCATGGCAACTTGTTCGTACTTGATCCGCGAGAGAAGAAAGCTGCAACACATCAAGCAGAAATATTTTAAGCTACACGGTGGTCTACTGCTGTTTCAAGAGATGAATTCAAATGAAAGGAAATCATTTACAATTTTCTCAGAAGCAGAGTTGCAGCATGCTACAAACAAGTTTGACAAAAACCAAATTCTTGGCCATGGTGGTCATGGCACTGTTTACAAGGGACTTCTCAAGGACAACACTGAAATAGCTGTCAAGAAATGCATGACAATGGATGAGCAACACAAGAAAGAATTTGGTAAAGAAATGCTAATCCTATCCCAAATAAACCACATAAACATTGTTAAACTATTAGGATGTTGCCTTGAAGTACAAGTTCCTATGCTAGTATATGAATTTATCCCAAATGGAACGCTATCCAATCTCATCCATGGCAACCATGGCCAACACATTTCTCTAGTTACTCGTCTACGGATCGCCCATGAATCAGCTGAGGCACTAGCCTACCTCCACTCCTACGCTTCACCACCCATCATCCATGGTGATGTCAAGTCCTCCAACATCCTCCTCGATGTTAACTTCATGGCAAAAGTCTCCGACTTTGGTGCTTCCATCTTAGCTCCACTAGACAAGTCACAGCTTGTCACGCTAGTCCAAGGGACTTGGGGTTACCTTGATCCAGAGTATATGCAAACATGTGAATTAACAGATAAGAGTGACGTTTACAGCTTTGGAGTTGTTCTTCTAGAACTGCTCACGAGGAAGAACGTTTTCAACCTTGATGCTCCTGAAAATGAGAAAAGTTTGTCAATGAGGTTTCTCTCAGCTATGAAGGAGAACAAGCTAGAGAATATATTGGACGATCAAATTAGCAATGAAGAGAACATGGAGTTTCTCGAAGAAGTTGTAGATTTAGCAAAGCAATGCTTGGCAATGTGTGGTGAGGATAGACCATCCATGAAGAAAGTTGCGGAGAAGCTCGA